In one Drosophila albomicans strain 15112-1751.03 chromosome X, ASM965048v2, whole genome shotgun sequence genomic region, the following are encoded:
- the LOC117565477 gene encoding probable alpha-aspartyl dipeptidase, whose protein sequence is MCAARSLLLLSSSRLHGSNYLEHARGQLEELFRAKNVKTVLFVPYALPDHDKYTQLVRDALQPWGYNVEGLHTKPNHSLALTEAQAIFVGGGNTFVLLSKLYELQLVDLIRQLVLERGLTYVGSSAGTNVATRSIHTTNDMPVAQPPTFEALGLVPFNINPHYLDPELNSQHKGETRDERLSEFVAYHKRPVLGLREGTSLSVQGDQAKLLGCRNAKLFKADGTTVEYEPEADLSFLLKS, encoded by the exons ATGTGCGCTGCACGCAGTTTATTATTGCTATCTTCATCGCGGCTGCACGGCAGCAATTATTTGGAGCACGCCCGTGGCCAACTGGAGGAGTTATTTCGTGC TAAAAATGTAAAGACTGTGCTCTTTGTGCCGTACGCTTTGCCCGATCACGACAAGTACACGCAGCTAGTGCGCGATGCACTGCAGCCCTGGGGCTACAACGTCGAAGGGCTGCACACTAAGCCCAATCACAGTTTGGCATTGACTGAAGCCCAAGCCATCTTTGTGGGCGGCGGCAACACATTTGTGTTGCTCAGCAAACTCTACGAACTCCAGCTGGTCGATCTCATCCGTCAGCTCGTCCTCGAGCGCGGTCTCACCTATGTGGGCAGCAGTGCCGGCACCAATGTGGCCACCCGTTCCATACACACCACCAACGACATGCCCGTCGCCCAGCCGCCCACCTTTGAGGCCCTCGGCCTGGTGCCGTTCAACATCAATCCGCACTATCTGGACCCGGAATTGAATAGTCAGCACAAGGGTGAGACCAGGGACGAGCGTCTTTCCGAATTTGTCGCCTATCACAAGCGACCGGTGCTGGGACTAAGGGAGGGCACCAGTCTCAGTGTCCAGGGCGATCAGGCCAAGTTGTTGGGCTGCCGCAATGCGAAGCTCTTTAAAGC CGATGGCACCACTGTGGAGTACGAACCTGAGGCGGATCTCAGCTTTTTGCTTAAATCCTAA
- the LOC117565312 gene encoding dual specificity mitogen-activated protein kinase kinase 6 — MSRRRPPPLAPLNRTPETVLVPPRNLDSRATIQIGEQTFDIDADSLEKICDLGRGAYGIVEKMRHRQTGTVLAVKRIPMTVNYREQQRLIMDLDISMRSSDCPYTVHFYGAMYREGDVWICMEVMNTSLDKFYPKVFKNKQTMEETVLGKIAMSVVSALHYLHAQLRVIHRDVKPSNILINRSGQVKICDFGISGYLVDSVAKTIDAGCKPYMAPERIDPQGNPAQYDIRSDVWSLGISMIEMATGQYPYNKWRTPFEQLRQVVEDDPPRLTAGSFSPEFESFIATCLQKEYTARPNYEQLLQHSFIVEHLQRNTDISEFVARILDLPDEQSPQ; from the exons ATGTCACGACGTCGCCCTCCGCCCTTAGCCCCCCTTAATCGGACTCCGGAAACGGTGCT tgtgcCACCACGTAATCTAGACTCGAGGGCAACCATACAGATTGGGGAGCAAACATTTGACATCGATGCCGACAGTTTGGAGAAGATTTGCGATTTGGGACGCGGCGCCTATGGCATCGTGGAGAAGATGCGACACCGGCAAACCGGGACAGTTCTTGCCGTTAAACGCATACCGATGACCGTGAATTATCGGGAACAGCAGCGACTCATCATGGATCTGGACATATCGATGCGGTCCAGCGATTGCCCCTATACGGTGCATTTCTATGGCGCCATGTATCGCGAGGGCGATGTCTGGATCTGCATGGAGGTGATGAACACCAGTCTGGACAAATTCTATCCCAAAGTGTTCAAAAATAAGCAAACCATGGAGGAGACGGTGCTCGGCAAG ATTGCGATGAGCGTGGTCAGCGCTTTGCATTATCTGCATGCCCAGCTGCGGGTGATTCATCGTGATGTAAAGCCCTCCAATATATTGATAAATCGCAGTGGCCAGGTCAAGATTTGTGACTTTGGCATCTCAG GTTACCTCGTCGATTCGGTGGCCAAGACCATAGATGCCGGCTGCAAGCCGTATATGGCACCGGAACGCATCGATCCGCAAGGAAATCCAGCACAGTACGATATACGCTCCGATGTGTGGTCGCTGGGCATTAGTATGATTGAAATGGCGACCGGTCAGTATCCTTACAACAAATGGCGAACGCCCTTCGAACAGTTGCGTCAG GTTGTTGAGGATGATCCACCACGTTTGACAGCTGGTTCGTTTTCACCAGAGTTCGAGAGCTTTATCGCCACATGCTTGCAAAAGGAGTATACGGCGCGACCCAACTACGAGCAGTTGCTGCAGCACAGCTTTATCGTCGAGCATTTACAGCGCAACACGGACATCTCGGAGTTTGTCGCCAGGATATTGGATCTGCCAGATGAGCAGTCACCGCAGTAG